The following are encoded in a window of Dysidea avara chromosome 4, odDysAvar1.4, whole genome shotgun sequence genomic DNA:
- the LOC136253380 gene encoding rho GTPase-activating protein 39-like, translating into MAESTSEAEAAGIQWVEIIEPKTQQRMFANMATGECLWDVPLDSEYKKMDSNQWWELYDVRTEKFYYYNAQTGDTVWIKPEVGDIIPLSKLQTTPAENGNNEDESDDAFLPVGTPSSPTPNYHREYSSEPYPIQSKQSTSSINGMDQQPQSPHPLTQSGGGGGTKTSTLRNKLEGELNFARGKTKTLSYKSPSPGPPSVARRRTVSSNQAPSEDSHELPGPIVPEIPAAPVFTPPKSKDTKKASKEDKEKSSRKEDKEKISRKEEVTLKRHSSFSGEDSPKPQTSSSRRKTDDCLLKQETELSRFKELSQHTKGIIIRKKVSIATMLQWTKDPIKQPMIITRDKQIRKECCELFRMVQSFMTDRKAKEKDENKLALDILTRAWERKPLRDELYIQLCRQTTANTKSKSIERGWQLFTIALAFFPPSIKFRSYLEGYLWRHVDPSPDSHGVPVHTYAQYCHKRVEKMTMMGAKKGLKKPSLDEIQHAKNAPFNPSMFGTSLEEVMEMQKATKPHLHIPWVVITLSETVLGLKGPQTEGIFRVPGDIDEVNSLKLHIDKWKDPPSALADPHVPASLLKLWFRELEEPLIPENYYQDCIDNSENQGNILALVGSLPDLNRRILLFLVNFLQRFTEQSSSSITRMGIENLAMVWAPNFLRCPSDDHTLIFQNTRKEMSFLRILLRGLDTSEVEEVPS; encoded by the exons CACAAGCGAAGCAGAAGCGGCTGGCATTCAATGGGTCGAGATAATAGAACCAAAGACTCAACAGAGAATGTTCGCCAACATGGCCACTGGCGAGTGCCTATGGGACGTTCCACTGGACAGTGAATA TAAGAAGATGGACTCCAACCAGTGGTGGGAGTTGTATGATGTGAGGACTGAGAAGTTCTATTACTACAATGCCCAAACTGGAGACACTGTATGGATCAAGCCTGAAGTTGGAGATATCATACCTTTGTCTAAATTACAg ACAACTCCTGCAGAGAATGGTAATAATGAAGATGAAAGTGATGATGCCTTCCTACCT GTTGGTACCCCATCGTCACCTACACCAAATTACCACCGAGAATACTCTAGTGAGCCATATCCCATACAATCGAAACAATCAACATCTTCCATAAATGGAATGGACCAACAGCCACAGTCGCCACACCCCCTCACACAGTCCGGGGGTGGTGGCGGGACCAAGACATCAACGTTACGTAATAAACTAGAAGGAGAACTAAACTTTGCTAGAGGAAAGACAAAGACATTGAGTTATAAGAGTCCATCACCAGGACCTCCCAGTGTTGCAAGGCGAAGAACTGTCTCATCAAATCAAGCACCGTCTGAAGACAGCCATGAGCTCCCTGGACCAATTGTACCTGAAATACCTGCAGCACCTGTATTCACACCTCCCAAGTCAAAGGATACTAAAAAAGCATCTAAGGAAGATAAAGAAAAGAGTTCTCGGAAGGAAGATAAAGAAAAGATTTCTCGGAAGGAAGAGGTCACGTTAAAG AGACACTCCAGTTTCTCAGGGGAGGACTCACCCAAACCACAAACCTCATCATCTCGACGAAAGACTGATGATTGCCTGCTGAAACAAGAAACAGAGTTGTCTCGTTTTAAGGAGTTATCTCAACACACTAAAGGAATCATCATTAGAAAGAAAGTGTCCATCGCTACTATGTTACAATGGACTAag GATCCAATCAAACAACCAATGATCATAACAAGAGACAAGCAGATCAGAAAAGAATGTTGTGAATTATTTAGAA TGGTGCAATCATTCATGACAGATCGTAAGGCGAAGGAGAAAGATGAGAACAAATTAGCACTAGACATCCTAACCCGAGCATGGGAGAGGAAGCCGTTGAGGGACGAGCTGTACATACAGTTGTGTAGACAGACCACTGCTAACACTAAGTC GAAGAGTATAGAGAGAGGTTGGCAGTTGTTCACAATAGCTCTAGCCTTCTTCCCACCTTCAATAAAATTCCGGTCCTACCTGGAGGGATACTTGTGGAGACATGTGGACCCTTCACCAGACTCTCATGGG GTTCCAGTACACACATACGCTCAGTATTGTCACAAGAGAGTGGAGAAGATGACCATGATGGGAGCTAAGAAGGGACTTAAGAAACCTTCGTTGGACGAAATACAACATGCCAAG AATGCACCATTCAACCCATCAATGTTTGGCACATCACTGGAGGAGGTGATGGAAATGCAGAAGGCCACCAAGCCACACCTCCACATCCCATGGGTCGTCATCACCTTGTCAGAGACTGTCCTCGGATTAAAAGGTCCCCAAACTGAAGGAATATTCAG GGTACCAGGTGATATTGATGAGGTGAACAGTCTCAAGTTACATATTGACAAGTGGAAGGATCCACCTTCAGCCCTGGCCGATCCTCATGTCCCTGCCTCACTACTCAAGTTATGGTTCAGGGAACTGGAAGAACCATTGATACCTGAAAATTATTA TCAAGACTGTATTGACAATAGTGAGAACCAAGGTAATATTCTGGCCCTGGTTGGGTCACTACCAGATCTCAATAGGAGAATACTACTCTTCCTTGTAAACTTCTTGCAG